One window of the Phormidium ambiguum IAM M-71 genome contains the following:
- a CDS encoding DUF2993 domain-containing protein: protein MIELPANEAQATESTETLPQQRSRIISKVLSPAVKLWLRSQVEQVADLQLQIEGGDRQILSGYIPKVTLFTSRAIYQGLHLQQIKLIAENIRINLGQVIKGKPLRLLEPIRAQGELLLSEDDLNASLNSDLLISGLNEFCRMLLKTAGANSPTFPNQQIHWQKILVDGNQIHLKGSLVENNSPIVITTGVSVSDGNQLHLDNPQMQGNLGLNSPNLTSLTIDLGSDVDIQELTFSNGQLICRGSISVTSD from the coding sequence ATGATCGAACTCCCAGCAAATGAAGCTCAAGCTACAGAAAGTACAGAAACCTTACCCCAGCAACGCAGTCGAATTATTAGTAAGGTGTTATCACCTGCGGTAAAATTGTGGCTGCGATCGCAAGTGGAACAAGTAGCAGACCTGCAACTTCAGATTGAGGGAGGCGATCGACAAATCTTATCTGGTTACATCCCCAAAGTAACACTTTTTACCAGTCGTGCCATATACCAAGGTCTACACCTGCAACAAATAAAGTTAATTGCCGAAAATATTCGGATTAACTTGGGTCAAGTCATCAAAGGTAAACCTTTACGTTTACTCGAACCCATCCGCGCCCAAGGTGAGTTACTTTTATCAGAAGATGACTTAAATGCTTCTTTAAACAGCGATTTACTAATTAGCGGTTTAAATGAATTCTGCCGAATGTTACTCAAAACAGCAGGCGCAAATTCTCCCACTTTCCCAAATCAACAGATTCATTGGCAAAAAATTTTAGTTGACGGCAATCAAATTCATCTAAAAGGGAGTTTGGTAGAAAATAATTCCCCGATCGTAATTACTACTGGAGTAAGTGTTTCCGACGGCAATCAACTACATTTAGATAATCCTCAAATGCAAGGAAATTTAGGTTTAAATTCCCCCAATTTAACCAGCTTAACCATAGACTTAGGTTCAGATGTTGATATTCAGGAATTAACCTTTAGTAATGGTCAACTGATCTGTCGAGGTAGCATTTCAGTGACTAGTGACTAG
- a CDS encoding pseudouridine synthase, producing MERLQKLLSQWGIASRRHAEEMIQAGRVRVNGEIAHLGQKADPQSDRITVDGKQIKSTNRPEQVYLLLNKPAGTVSTCSDPQGRPTVIHLLPTSLQTGQGIYPVGRLDADSTGALLLTNDGDLAFRLIHPRHSVPKTYQVWVEGKPPENVLQKWREGVILEGKKTLPCQIKVLKTGSKDESTLLEVILKEGRNRQIRRVAEQLGYPVIQLHRSAIGPIQLQLPNQRLLPGEYRYLTNVEINFLQSR from the coding sequence ATGGAAAGGCTGCAAAAATTACTTTCACAGTGGGGGATTGCCTCCCGCCGTCACGCAGAAGAAATGATCCAAGCAGGTCGAGTGCGTGTCAACGGCGAAATTGCTCATTTGGGGCAAAAAGCCGACCCCCAGAGCGATCGGATTACCGTAGATGGTAAACAGATTAAATCCACTAATCGTCCTGAACAGGTTTACTTGCTACTCAATAAACCAGCAGGAACCGTTTCTACCTGTAGCGATCCCCAAGGACGACCTACTGTGATCCATTTATTACCGACCTCACTGCAAACAGGACAAGGAATTTATCCTGTAGGACGCTTGGATGCTGATTCGACAGGAGCCCTACTGCTAACTAACGACGGCGATCTCGCCTTCCGCCTCATTCATCCTCGCCATAGCGTGCCGAAAACCTATCAAGTTTGGGTGGAGGGAAAACCGCCAGAAAATGTTCTGCAAAAGTGGCGCGAAGGAGTTATCCTAGAGGGCAAAAAAACCTTACCCTGTCAAATCAAGGTACTAAAAACAGGTTCTAAAGACGAAAGCACTCTTTTAGAAGTCATTTTGAAGGAGGGGAGAAATCGTCAAATCCGGCGAGTTGCTGAACAATTAGGATATCCTGTGATTCAGCTGCACCGCAGTGCGATCGGCCCAATTCAACTACAATTACCCAACCAGAGGCTTTTACCAGGAGAATACCGATATTTGACAAATGTGGAAATTAATTTTTTACAAAGTCGGTAA
- a CDS encoding helix-turn-helix domain-containing protein, translating into MKTNKREDLASYLEEQRAKKLAEMGEYLRHLREEQALSLDDVASLTKVPARMLNAIEEGRLEPLPEPVYTKGFIKRYADALGLNGSEFASVFPTAQVSSAKRPLWGELPAAQLKPIHLYLFYLALIIAAVTGLSQMVDRSAQQALLPGTEKPTTTKKPEPSKNDKAEDKVAFVSMKDSKNSSEPVKVGLNVTSDSWVRVVVDGKKEFEGTLPQGTQRTWTAKQEIVLRAGNAGGVMVAYNDEQAKKLGTPGTIKQVIFKAN; encoded by the coding sequence ATGAAGACCAATAAAAGAGAAGATCTAGCTTCTTATTTAGAAGAGCAAAGAGCCAAAAAGCTAGCAGAAATGGGTGAATATCTACGTCACTTACGGGAAGAACAAGCTCTGTCCTTAGATGATGTAGCTTCTTTAACTAAAGTTCCCGCTCGAATGCTCAATGCTATTGAAGAAGGTAGATTAGAACCATTACCGGAACCAGTCTATACCAAGGGTTTTATTAAACGTTATGCTGATGCCCTTGGTTTGAATGGTTCTGAGTTTGCCAGCGTCTTTCCTACAGCGCAAGTTTCTTCTGCAAAAAGGCCATTATGGGGAGAGTTACCAGCGGCTCAATTAAAACCAATTCACCTTTATCTTTTTTATCTAGCATTGATTATTGCGGCGGTAACTGGATTGTCGCAAATGGTCGATCGATCTGCTCAACAAGCACTACTTCCCGGAACCGAAAAACCAACTACTACTAAAAAGCCCGAACCGTCGAAAAACGACAAAGCTGAAGATAAAGTAGCATTTGTCAGCATGAAAGACAGCAAAAACAGTTCTGAACCTGTAAAAGTTGGTTTAAATGTCACCTCTGACTCTTGGGTGCGAGTAGTTGTTGATGGTAAAAAAGAGTTTGAAGGTACTCTTCCCCAAGGAACTCAGCGCACATGGACAGCAAAACAAGAAATAGTTTTACGTGCTGGTAATGCCGGGGGAGTCATGGTTGCTTATAATGACGAGCAAGCCAAAAAACTCGGAACTCCCGGAACTATTAAACAAGTGATTTTCAAAGCTAATTAA
- the malQ gene encoding 4-alpha-glucanotransferase has product MPFPRSSGVLLHPTSLPSRFGIGDLGSEAYRFVEFLAESRQKLWQVLPLGPTGYGNSPYMCFSAMAGNPLLISPERLRDEGLLSEEDFSDLPEFSADKVDFEKVIEVKTPLLKKACENFRKETSPKFQQRFKSFCTSKAYWLDDYAFFMALRDANEGESWHKWEPELAERDPATLDKFRQQLADEIIYHKFLQFEFFRQWSDIKRFANDRNIEIIGDIPIYVAHDSADVWAHPEYFCLDEETKEPALMAGVPPDYFSETGQLWGNPVYDWETLQRDNFKWWVERFQSLLDYVDIVRIDHFRGFEAYWAVERGEETAINGEWIQAPGEALFQVIRDKFGKLPVLAEDLGLITPEVEKLRDDFEFPGMKILHFAFGSGAGNPYLPFNYERNSVVYTGTHDNDTTVGWYDKIPDHEKQGLLAYMGCVSEEGIHWDLIRLALSSIANQAIIPLQDILGIGTEARMNVPSAGEGNWEWRYLPGALTYREIEMFRKLTETFGRA; this is encoded by the coding sequence ATGCCGTTTCCTAGATCCAGTGGGGTTTTATTACACCCTACATCACTTCCCAGTCGATTTGGTATTGGAGACTTAGGCTCAGAAGCCTATCGTTTTGTAGAATTTTTAGCTGAAAGTAGACAAAAACTGTGGCAAGTTCTACCTTTAGGCCCCACAGGATATGGTAACTCTCCATATATGTGTTTTTCAGCGATGGCTGGGAACCCACTATTGATTAGCCCGGAACGGTTGCGAGATGAAGGGTTATTGAGTGAAGAAGACTTTAGCGACTTACCAGAATTTTCCGCTGACAAAGTAGATTTTGAAAAGGTAATCGAAGTCAAAACTCCTTTACTAAAAAAAGCTTGCGAAAACTTTAGAAAAGAGACTTCGCCCAAGTTCCAACAGCGATTTAAATCATTCTGTACCAGTAAAGCTTATTGGTTAGATGATTACGCCTTTTTTATGGCGTTGCGAGATGCAAACGAAGGAGAAAGTTGGCATAAATGGGAACCAGAATTAGCCGAAAGAGATCCGGCTACATTAGATAAATTCAGACAGCAATTAGCAGATGAAATTATCTACCACAAATTCCTACAATTTGAGTTTTTCCGGCAATGGTCTGATATTAAGCGTTTTGCTAACGATCGCAACATTGAAATTATCGGCGATATCCCCATTTATGTCGCCCATGATAGCGCTGATGTTTGGGCACATCCCGAATACTTTTGCTTAGATGAAGAAACCAAAGAACCCGCATTAATGGCAGGAGTACCACCAGATTACTTCAGCGAAACCGGACAATTGTGGGGTAATCCAGTTTACGATTGGGAAACCCTGCAAAGAGATAATTTTAAATGGTGGGTAGAGCGTTTCCAATCTTTATTAGATTACGTTGATATTGTTCGCATTGACCACTTCCGAGGTTTTGAAGCATATTGGGCGGTGGAAAGAGGCGAAGAAACCGCCATTAATGGGGAATGGATTCAAGCACCGGGGGAAGCATTATTCCAAGTAATTCGGGATAAATTTGGCAAATTACCAGTTTTAGCCGAGGATTTGGGTTTAATTACCCCAGAAGTGGAAAAATTGCGGGATGATTTTGAATTCCCCGGCATGAAGATCTTACACTTTGCTTTTGGTTCTGGTGCAGGTAATCCTTATTTGCCTTTCAACTATGAGCGCAATAGTGTAGTTTATACAGGCACTCATGACAACGATACTACTGTAGGTTGGTACGATAAAATACCCGACCATGAAAAGCAAGGTTTACTTGCATACATGGGATGTGTTTCTGAAGAAGGGATTCATTGGGATTTAATTCGACTAGCTCTGAGTTCGATCGCAAATCAAGCCATTATTCCCTTACAAGACATCTTAGGTATAGGAACTGAAGCGCGGATGAATGTTCCTAGTGCAGGGGAAGGTAACTGGGAGTGGCGCTATCTACCAGGCGCTTTAACTTACAGAGAAATTGAAATGTTCCGAAAATTGACTGAAACTTTTGGTCGAGCTTGA
- a CDS encoding NUDIX domain-containing protein, with product MAYRNPTPTVDIIIELVDRSQRPIILIERKNPPFGWAIPGGFVDYGESVETAAVREAEEETGVKVELVEQFHVYSDPNRDPRQHTLSVVFIAMGKGEPQAADDAKNLGVFEFWQLPENLCFDHDRIMRDYWRYRFYGLRPSLSF from the coding sequence ATGGCTTACCGCAATCCTACTCCTACTGTTGACATTATTATTGAGTTGGTTGATCGATCGCAACGTCCGATTATCTTAATTGAACGCAAAAATCCTCCTTTTGGTTGGGCTATTCCTGGCGGTTTTGTTGATTATGGTGAGTCTGTAGAAACTGCTGCTGTTAGGGAAGCTGAGGAGGAAACAGGGGTGAAGGTGGAGTTGGTGGAACAGTTTCATGTTTATTCTGACCCGAATCGTGACCCGCGACAGCATACTTTAAGTGTGGTTTTTATTGCGATGGGTAAGGGGGAACCTCAAGCTGCTGATGATGCGAAAAATTTGGGGGTTTTTGAGTTTTGGCAGTTGCCAGAAAATCTCTGTTTCGATCACGATCGGATTATGAGAGACTATTGGCGTTATCGGTTTTATGGTTTGCGTCCTAGTTTAAGTTTTTGA
- a CDS encoding Rid family detoxifying hydrolase: MDASELLERYAQGERKFHSAKLGGEDLRGADLREVDLQNADLTGADLSEANLSKAKLYSANLSKASLNSANLSGVQISSANISFADLGGANLSNASIESSNLSSTNLDKANLNDANLYYANLSGASLNGTVLNGTNLSGANLTNSDLYEANLSRANLRGAKLQNANLTATKLRVANLESLDLSGLNLAGVELIAADLSKTNFTNSCLQGANLERANLNGAILIGSDLSQAILKRADLTGANIYGANLQDADLSGARMPDGKVYNQDNLKRENAKLVSQKDTEKPMSLERKVIFTESAPSPVGPYNQAILASGQMLFVAGQIAIDPRLGDVVYKDDVTKQTERVMANIEAILTAAGAKWSNVVKTSVFLANMNDFAAMNAVYSKYFDEATAPARACVEVSRLPKDVLVEIECIAMI; this comes from the coding sequence ATGGATGCTAGTGAACTTTTAGAAAGATACGCCCAAGGTGAACGGAAATTCCATTCTGCAAAGCTTGGTGGAGAAGACTTAAGAGGTGCAGACCTCAGAGAGGTAGACTTACAAAATGCAGATTTAACTGGGGCAGATTTAAGCGAAGCAAACTTGAGCAAAGCAAAACTGTACAGTGCAAACCTCAGTAAAGCATCTCTAAATAGTGCAAATTTGTCTGGAGTACAGATATCTTCTGCAAATATAAGCTTTGCAGATCTTGGGGGTGCTAATTTAAGCAATGCCTCAATAGAAAGCTCTAACTTAAGTAGTACCAACCTAGATAAGGCAAATTTGAATGATGCAAATCTGTATTATGCAAATTTAAGTGGAGCGTCTTTAAATGGGACAGTTCTCAATGGAACAAACTTAAGTGGAGCAAATCTTACAAATTCAGATTTATATGAAGCAAATCTCAGTAGAGCAAATCTACGTGGTGCAAAGCTTCAAAATGCAAATTTAACTGCAACTAAACTTAGGGTTGCCAATCTGGAAAGTCTCGATCTTTCTGGCTTAAACTTAGCTGGTGTAGAGTTAATAGCCGCAGACCTGAGCAAAACTAATTTTACTAATAGCTGTTTACAAGGAGCAAACTTAGAAAGAGCTAATCTAAATGGAGCAATTTTAATTGGTTCAGATCTAAGTCAAGCCATTTTAAAAAGGGCTGATTTGACAGGTGCAAATATTTATGGCGCTAATCTTCAAGATGCAGATTTAAGCGGTGCAAGAATGCCTGATGGAAAAGTCTACAATCAGGATAATCTTAAAAGAGAAAATGCTAAATTAGTTTCGCAAAAAGATACAGAAAAACCAATGTCACTAGAGCGCAAAGTTATCTTTACAGAATCGGCCCCTTCACCTGTTGGCCCTTATAATCAAGCAATTCTTGCTAGTGGACAAATGCTGTTTGTTGCTGGACAAATTGCGATCGATCCCAGATTAGGCGATGTCGTCTACAAAGATGATGTCACAAAACAAACAGAACGAGTCATGGCTAACATTGAAGCCATCTTAACAGCCGCAGGTGCTAAATGGTCAAACGTAGTAAAAACCTCTGTCTTCCTGGCAAACATGAATGATTTTGCCGCCATGAATGCAGTCTATTCCAAATACTTTGACGAAGCAACTGCCCCTGCACGCGCTTGTGTAGAAGTCTCCCGTCTACCCAAAGATGTCTTAGTAGAAATTGAGTGTATTGCCATGATTTAA
- a CDS encoding REP-associated tyrosine transposase, which yields MYIYRKLTPEQRVKVVEERLAKGYPPHSPPHPVQDAEFYHITVSCFEHKPRINTQERRHQILDIIFNKFILDGIQIDAWVVLPNHYHLLVRNINMSQLSVLFRSIHGPLARQWNLEDNIRGQVWFSFSDRAIRSERHYYTTINYIHYNPVKHGWTKSPYDWSSSSVHWYLEYQGREWLRSTWVEYPVKDYGKGWDD from the coding sequence ATGTATATATATCGGAAATTGACACCAGAACAACGGGTAAAAGTTGTAGAAGAAAGGTTGGCGAAAGGATATCCTCCTCATTCTCCACCTCATCCAGTGCAAGATGCTGAATTTTACCATATCACTGTCAGTTGTTTTGAGCATAAACCTCGGATTAATACTCAGGAACGTCGTCACCAAATTTTAGATATTATATTTAATAAATTTATTTTAGATGGTATACAAATTGATGCTTGGGTGGTGTTACCAAATCATTATCATCTGTTAGTTCGTAATATTAATATGTCACAGTTAAGTGTGTTATTTCGTTCTATTCATGGCCCGTTAGCTCGACAATGGAATCTGGAGGATAATATTAGAGGTCAAGTATGGTTTTCGTTTAGCGATCGCGCAATTCGTTCCGAAAGGCACTATTACACAACTATTAATTATATTCACTATAATCCTGTCAAACATGGTTGGACAAAATCTCCTTATGATTGGTCATCGAGTAGCGTACATTGGTATTTGGAGTATCAAGGGAGAGAATGGCTAAGAAGTACTTGGGTAGAATATCCGGTAAAAGATTATGGAAAAGGTTGGGATGATTAA
- the carB gene encoding carbamoyl-phosphate synthase large subunit — protein MPRRNDIKKILLLGSGPIVIGQGCEFDYSGTQACKALRSEGYEVVLINSNPATIMTDPETADRTYIEPLTPEIVEKVIAKERPDALLPTMGGQTALNLAVALSKNGALERYGVELIGAKLEAIEKAEDRLLFKEAMQKIGVDVCPSGIACDLNEARAIAHQIGSYPLIIRPAFTLGGTGGGIAYNQEEFEEIAQSGIDASPVSQILIEKSLLGWKEYELEVMRDLADNVVIICSIENLDPMGIHTGDSITVAPAQTLTDKEYQRLRDASIKIIREIGVETGGSNIQFAVNPVNGEIVVIEMNPRVSRSSALASKATGFPIAKFAAKLAVGYTLDEINNDITKKTPASFEPTIDYVVTKIPRFTFEKFPGTQPVLTTQMKSVGETMAIGRTFLESFQKALRGLETGRSGWGCDKQEKLPSLEHIRAQLRTPNPERIFTVRHAMQLGMSVEDIYELTGIDPWFLDKMQELLETEKFLKRTPLSEIDKDKMYAIKQQGFSDRQIAFATKTHEDEVRHYRKDLGVIPVYKTVDTCAAEFEAFTPYHYSAYELGCVSTTEEENSATLLPPESEVMPSTKQKVMILGGGPNRIGQGIEFDYCCCHASYALRDGGFETIMVNSNPETVSTDYDTSDRLYFEPLTKEDVLNIIETEKPAGIIIQFGGQTPLKLAVPLQEYLTKHNVAETKIWGTSPDSIDIAEDRERFDEIVVKLQLLTAPNGIARSESEAITIAGKIGYPVVVRPSYVLGGRAMEIVYSDADLQRYMTLAVQVEPDKPVLIDKFLENAVEVDVDAIADADGNVIIGGIMEHIEQAGIHSGDSACTLPTTSLSPAVLQVIRDQTIRLAKALNVIGLMNVQYAIADAYSYAPKIYILEANPRASRTVPFVSKAIGKPLAKLASLIMSGKTLAELGLTHEIIPNHIAVKEAVLPFNKFPGTDTLLGPEMRSTGEVMGIDTDFGKAFAKAESGAGEKLPLSGTVFVSMSDRDKQAVVPVVKQFMELGFHIVATDGTRRVIKDSGLQGVELVLKVHEGRPHIVDAIKNEKIQLIINTPSGEEAQTDARLLRRTALSYKVPVITTIAGAKAVAAAISRLQSAPLDVKAIQEYLV, from the coding sequence ATGCCTCGTCGCAACGACATTAAGAAAATTCTGCTGTTGGGTTCTGGCCCGATTGTAATTGGTCAAGGCTGTGAATTTGACTATTCTGGCACCCAGGCTTGTAAGGCGTTACGGAGTGAAGGCTATGAGGTGGTGTTAATCAACTCCAACCCAGCCACCATTATGACCGATCCAGAGACAGCAGACCGCACCTACATCGAACCTTTAACGCCAGAAATTGTAGAAAAGGTAATCGCCAAAGAAAGACCTGATGCTTTATTGCCGACGATGGGCGGACAAACGGCATTAAACTTAGCTGTAGCTTTATCAAAAAATGGGGCTTTAGAACGCTATGGTGTGGAATTAATTGGGGCGAAATTGGAAGCGATCGAAAAAGCGGAAGACCGCTTATTATTCAAAGAAGCAATGCAGAAGATTGGGGTAGATGTTTGTCCTTCTGGGATTGCTTGCGATCTTAACGAAGCGAGAGCGATCGCACATCAAATTGGATCGTATCCTTTAATTATTCGTCCTGCATTTACATTAGGCGGAACAGGTGGTGGTATTGCCTACAACCAAGAAGAATTTGAAGAAATTGCCCAATCAGGTATTGATGCTAGTCCAGTTTCCCAAATTTTGATTGAAAAATCACTTTTGGGTTGGAAAGAATACGAACTAGAAGTAATGCGAGACTTGGCAGATAACGTAGTAATTATCTGTTCCATTGAAAACCTCGATCCAATGGGCATTCACACCGGAGATTCTATTACTGTTGCCCCTGCCCAAACGTTAACTGATAAAGAATATCAACGCTTGCGGGATGCCTCAATCAAAATCATTCGAGAAATAGGCGTTGAGACTGGAGGTTCTAACATTCAGTTTGCCGTAAATCCGGTAAATGGAGAAATAGTTGTCATTGAAATGAACCCCCGTGTTTCCCGTTCTTCCGCCTTAGCTTCCAAAGCAACTGGTTTCCCAATTGCCAAATTTGCAGCTAAGTTAGCAGTTGGTTACACGCTGGATGAAATTAATAATGATATTACCAAAAAAACCCCAGCATCTTTTGAGCCAACCATTGACTATGTAGTTACAAAAATCCCCCGATTTACCTTTGAAAAATTCCCCGGAACTCAACCAGTATTAACAACTCAAATGAAATCGGTTGGGGAAACAATGGCAATTGGACGGACATTTTTAGAGTCCTTTCAAAAAGCATTGCGCGGTTTAGAAACTGGGCGTTCTGGTTGGGGTTGCGACAAACAGGAAAAACTGCCATCTTTAGAACATATTCGCGCCCAATTACGCACTCCAAACCCAGAAAGAATTTTCACAGTCCGCCATGCCATGCAGCTAGGAATGTCAGTAGAAGACATTTACGAACTGACGGGAATCGATCCTTGGTTTTTGGATAAAATGCAGGAATTACTGGAAACCGAGAAATTCTTGAAACGTACACCTTTGTCAGAGATTGACAAAGATAAAATGTATGCAATTAAACAGCAAGGATTTAGCGATCGCCAAATTGCCTTTGCCACCAAAACTCATGAAGACGAAGTGCGCCATTACCGCAAAGATTTGGGAGTAATTCCAGTATATAAAACCGTTGATACTTGCGCCGCAGAATTTGAAGCTTTCACTCCCTATCATTACTCAGCTTATGAATTAGGTTGTGTTAGTACTACAGAAGAGGAAAATAGTGCTACTTTATTGCCACCCGAATCAGAAGTAATGCCTTCAACCAAACAGAAGGTAATGATTTTAGGCGGTGGGCCAAACCGAATTGGACAGGGAATTGAGTTTGACTATTGTTGTTGTCATGCCAGCTATGCTTTACGCGATGGTGGATTTGAAACCATCATGGTTAACTCCAACCCAGAAACAGTTTCCACTGACTATGATACTAGCGATCGCTTGTATTTTGAACCTCTAACAAAAGAAGATGTTCTCAACATCATTGAAACGGAAAAACCAGCCGGAATTATTATTCAATTTGGCGGACAAACTCCATTAAAATTAGCAGTTCCCTTACAAGAATACCTGACAAAACACAACGTCGCTGAAACTAAAATTTGGGGAACTTCACCGGATTCGATCGACATCGCCGAAGACAGAGAAAGATTCGATGAAATTGTCGTAAAACTGCAATTATTAACCGCACCAAATGGAATTGCCCGTTCCGAATCAGAAGCAATTACAATTGCGGGAAAAATCGGTTATCCAGTGGTAGTACGTCCTAGTTACGTATTAGGTGGACGGGCGATGGAAATCGTCTATTCTGATGCTGATTTACAGCGTTATATGACATTGGCGGTGCAAGTTGAACCCGACAAACCAGTGTTAATTGACAAATTCTTAGAAAACGCTGTCGAAGTAGACGTAGATGCGATCGCAGATGCCGATGGTAATGTAATCATCGGTGGAATCATGGAACACATTGAACAAGCAGGAATTCACTCTGGTGACTCTGCTTGCACCTTACCAACCACTTCTTTATCACCAGCAGTTTTGCAAGTAATCCGCGATCAAACTATCAGATTAGCCAAAGCTTTGAATGTAATTGGCTTAATGAACGTACAATATGCGATCGCCGACGCATACAGCTACGCACCAAAAATTTACATTCTAGAAGCCAATCCCAGAGCATCAAGAACTGTACCATTTGTTTCCAAAGCAATTGGTAAACCTTTAGCGAAACTTGCTTCTTTAATTATGTCAGGAAAAACCCTGGCGGAATTAGGATTAACGCACGAAATTATTCCCAATCATATTGCAGTTAAAGAAGCCGTATTACCATTTAATAAATTCCCCGGAACAGACACATTACTTGGCCCAGAAATGCGTTCTACTGGCGAAGTAATGGGAATAGATACTGACTTTGGAAAAGCCTTTGCAAAAGCAGAATCAGGTGCCGGAGAAAAGCTACCATTATCAGGTACAGTATTTGTATCGATGAGCGATCGTGACAAACAAGCAGTAGTTCCAGTGGTGAAACAATTCATGGAATTAGGATTTCATATTGTCGCTACCGATGGAACTCGTCGAGTCATAAAAGATAGCGGATTACAAGGTGTGGAATTAGTGTTAAAAGTACATGAAGGTCGTCCGCACATTGTAGACGCAATTAAAAACGAGAAAATCCAGTTGATTATTAACACCCCATCTGGAGAAGAAGCGCAAACAGATGCGCGTTTGTTGCGGCGAACTGCGTTATCTTATAAAGTACCTGTAATCACAACTATTGCGGGTGCAAAAGCAGTTGCAGCAGCAATTTCTCGGTTACAATCTGCACCATTAGATGTGAAAGCAATTCAAGAATATTTGGTGTAG
- a CDS encoding CHAD domain-containing protein, translating into MMTLNNPKQASTLGDWAYIAVEKHFNKTIKHEAEVLKDEDPEALHQMRVGMRRLRTAVTGFAPALDLPLAAQEKQIGRIARILGELRDLDVLKEALENQYLPALPKSEKKVINTALDYLEKKRIDTFKKVKKTLAGKSNYQKLTQAFHDWFKEPKYQVTAQLPILEVLPDLLLPEISNILLHPGWLVGIERDENGIRPKANLDHQAVEEQLHQQGELLHDLRKQAKRVRYQMELFIDFYSETYDAYCKDVKKIQEVLGNIQDSVVLGEFLMEALQTEKAKLPDNLSKELAETRYQAWQEWQVLQEKYLTFSVRQSFHLELLQPTGLPVKVAEN; encoded by the coding sequence ATGATGACATTAAATAACCCAAAACAAGCCAGCACTTTGGGCGACTGGGCTTATATTGCCGTTGAGAAACACTTCAACAAAACAATTAAGCATGAAGCAGAAGTACTCAAAGATGAAGATCCAGAAGCCTTACACCAAATGCGCGTGGGAATGCGTCGTCTGAGAACAGCAGTCACAGGTTTTGCACCAGCCTTAGACTTGCCATTAGCCGCCCAAGAAAAACAAATTGGTAGAATAGCTCGGATTTTAGGCGAACTACGCGATTTAGATGTACTCAAAGAAGCATTAGAAAATCAATATCTTCCTGCTTTACCGAAATCAGAAAAAAAAGTCATTAACACTGCCTTAGATTATCTAGAAAAAAAACGCATTGATACTTTTAAAAAGGTAAAAAAAACATTAGCAGGAAAGTCAAATTACCAAAAACTAACACAAGCTTTTCACGACTGGTTTAAAGAACCCAAATACCAAGTAACCGCTCAATTACCAATTTTAGAAGTTTTACCAGATTTACTTTTACCTGAAATTAGTAACATTCTCTTACATCCAGGTTGGTTAGTCGGAATTGAACGCGATGAAAACGGAATTCGTCCAAAAGCAAATTTAGATCATCAAGCAGTAGAAGAACAACTGCACCAACAAGGAGAATTGTTGCACGACTTACGCAAACAAGCAAAGCGAGTTCGCTACCAAATGGAATTATTTATCGATTTTTATAGCGAAACTTATGACGCTTATTGCAAAGATGTAAAAAAGATCCAAGAAGTGTTAGGAAATATCCAAGATAGTGTGGTTTTAGGAGAATTTCTCATGGAAGCTTTACAAACTGAAAAAGCTAAATTACCTGACAATTTAAGTAAAGAATTAGCCGAAACTCGCTATCAAGCATGGCAAGAATGGCAAGTTTTGCAAGAAAAATATTTAACTTTTTCAGTTCGGCAAAGTTTCCATTTAGAACTTTTACAACCAACAGGCTTACCAGTTAAAGTTGCTGAAAATTAA